One Deltaproteobacteria bacterium genomic region harbors:
- a CDS encoding thiamine pyrophosphate-dependent dehydrogenase E1 component subunit alpha: protein MKLTKDQLIKLYTLMVRTRELDGLIINALKTGKAIGFFHSGLGEEAVSIGGCTFTLKDDDYLYPHHRGHAIGFFLARGLSPKSFVAYHLGKVPQDVEGPTPVERGIFGVSGTIGGSFVLSVGMAITAKKNGKGQVTACFFGDGAANRGTLHEAMNLASVWNLPIAWICENNLYAQFMPFKDAFAREDIADIAASYNMPGVVVDGQDVLAVHEAVQAAVARARAGDGPSLVECKTYRYRGHSEGGPDIAHYEPRPTEEVEAWKKRDPIVLFREALLKQGTLTKADIKKIDKETETEIEALEQYADECPRPQPEDPSVLDRLLYAE from the coding sequence ATGAAGCTGACAAAGGATCAATTAATAAAACTCTACACCCTCATGGTTCGCACCCGAGAGCTGGACGGACTGATAATCAACGCTCTCAAGACCGGAAAAGCAATCGGATTTTTCCACAGCGGCCTGGGTGAGGAGGCTGTGTCAATCGGGGGCTGCACCTTCACCCTCAAAGATGACGACTACCTCTACCCTCACCACCGGGGTCACGCCATAGGATTCTTTCTGGCCCGAGGGTTATCACCGAAATCATTTGTGGCCTATCATCTGGGCAAAGTACCGCAGGACGTCGAAGGACCAACCCCAGTGGAACGAGGGATATTTGGCGTCAGCGGCACCATCGGGGGCTCCTTTGTCCTCTCGGTCGGGATGGCCATAACCGCCAAAAAAAATGGCAAAGGCCAGGTCACGGCCTGCTTCTTTGGAGATGGGGCGGCCAATCGCGGCACACTGCACGAAGCCATGAACCTGGCCTCGGTCTGGAATCTACCCATTGCCTGGATTTGCGAAAACAATCTTTACGCCCAGTTCATGCCTTTTAAAGACGCCTTTGCTCGTGAAGACATTGCGGATATCGCGGCCAGCTATAACATGCCTGGAGTGGTGGTGGACGGCCAGGACGTCCTGGCGGTACACGAAGCGGTTCAGGCCGCTGTGGCCAGGGCCAGAGCCGGGGATGGACCATCGCTGGTGGAATGCAAGACCTATCGCTACCGTGGGCACTCAGAAGGGGGTCCGGACATCGCCCATTATGAACCACGCCCCACCGAGGAAGTAGAGGCGTGGAAAAAGAGGGACCCGATCGTACTCTTCAGGGAAGCGCTGCTCAAACAAGGCACTCTGACCAAGGCGGATATCAAGAAAATTGACAAGGAGACCGAGACCGAAATTGAAGCCCTGGAACAATACGCCGACGAGTGCCCCAGACCGCAGCCGGAAGACCCCTCGGTCCTTGATAGGCTTCTCTATGCTGAATAA
- the lipB gene encoding lipoyl(octanoyl) transferase LipB — MAILKVYQLGLAEYGQAFQIQERLQQRRIKGETTDTLLLLEHPPTLTIGSENDLENLLVSKEELIKRGISLFPADRGGGITWHGPGQLVGYPILDLKEKGQDIRKFIHDVEEVIIRTLSDLSIASSRDENHIGVWVGQKKIAAIGVRIKKWVTKHGFALNVSSDLTHFSLINPCGITDRGVTSINRVLGRSVSMDFIMERVVVHFSKVFDLEVEMAAEISCQRLMNLEKKDAGKGFEPPIRAASRP, encoded by the coding sequence ATGGCAATTCTGAAGGTCTATCAACTGGGTCTGGCCGAATACGGCCAGGCCTTTCAAATCCAGGAAAGGCTCCAACAGCGAAGAATTAAGGGGGAAACCACCGACACCCTTCTCCTGCTGGAGCACCCTCCCACCCTGACCATCGGCAGCGAAAATGACCTCGAAAACCTCCTCGTTTCCAAAGAGGAGCTCATAAAAAGGGGCATCTCCCTTTTCCCGGCCGATCGAGGAGGAGGCATTACCTGGCATGGTCCGGGCCAGCTGGTGGGCTATCCCATCCTGGACCTCAAAGAAAAGGGTCAGGACATTCGTAAATTTATCCACGATGTGGAAGAGGTGATCATCAGGACTTTATCCGATCTTTCCATTGCGTCATCGCGGGACGAGAACCACATCGGTGTCTGGGTGGGCCAGAAAAAGATAGCGGCTATTGGCGTAAGAATAAAAAAATGGGTAACCAAACATGGCTTTGCCTTGAACGTGAGCAGCGATTTAACACATTTTTCTCTAATCAATCCCTGTGGCATAACAGACAGGGGCGTGACCTCCATTAACAGGGTCCTGGGCCGCAGCGTGTCCATGGATTTCATCATGGAAAGGGTTGTTGTTCACTTTTCAAAGGTGTTTGATCTGGAGGTCGAAATGGCTGCAGAAATCTCCTGTCAGCGCCTCATGAACCTTGAAAAAAAAGACGCAGGAAAAGGCTTTGAACCGCCCATCAGGGCTGCCTCCCGGCCTTAA
- a CDS encoding alpha-ketoacid dehydrogenase subunit beta — protein MKEIRLVSAINEALAEEMSRDEKVYIIGEDVQAGTFGATTRLIDKFGPDRVMDTPLSETAIAGAAVGSAMTGYRPVADFMFSDFMFIAGDEIFVKAAKWRFIHGGTQQLPLVFMATMGGYAKLGAEHSQSPESMFMHTPGLKLVVPSTPYDAKGLMKSAIRDNNPVVYLYHKGLLGLKGEIPEEEYIIPLGQADIKREGTDVTVVATGMQVHFTLRVAQELEGKASLEVIDPRSLEPLDIETIIESVKKTGRVVVVDEDTKRCGVAAEIMAQIMEQAFDYLDAPIQRVAAANYPIPGGFMEDHVLPQIKHIKTAVETVMG, from the coding sequence ATGAAAGAAATACGGCTTGTCAGCGCCATCAATGAAGCCCTGGCAGAGGAAATGAGCCGGGATGAAAAAGTTTATATCATCGGTGAGGATGTTCAGGCTGGCACATTCGGCGCAACCACCCGTCTGATTGATAAATTTGGACCGGACAGAGTCATGGATACCCCGCTCTCCGAGACCGCCATCGCTGGCGCCGCGGTAGGGTCGGCCATGACAGGCTATCGCCCGGTGGCTGATTTTATGTTTTCTGATTTCATGTTCATCGCTGGCGACGAAATTTTTGTCAAAGCGGCCAAATGGCGCTTCATCCATGGTGGAACGCAGCAGCTTCCGCTGGTCTTCATGGCGACCATGGGAGGCTATGCCAAGCTCGGGGCCGAACACTCCCAATCCCCGGAATCCATGTTCATGCACACCCCGGGGCTGAAACTGGTTGTCCCTTCCACACCTTATGATGCTAAAGGGCTCATGAAATCGGCCATCCGCGACAATAACCCCGTGGTCTATTTATACCACAAAGGGCTACTGGGACTGAAAGGAGAAATACCGGAGGAGGAATATATCATTCCCCTGGGCCAGGCAGATATAAAGCGGGAAGGCACGGACGTTACGGTTGTGGCCACCGGCATGCAGGTGCACTTCACCCTGAGGGTGGCACAAGAGCTGGAAGGCAAGGCCAGCCTCGAGGTCATTGACCCGCGGAGTCTGGAACCTCTCGACATCGAAACTATCATCGAATCAGTCAAGAAAACGGGGCGGGTCGTCGTTGTGGACGAGGACACCAAGCGATGCGGCGTGGCCGCTGAGATCATGGCGCAGATCATGGAACAGGCCTTCGATTACCTCGACGCCCCCATTCAAAGAGTCGCTGCAGCCAACTACCCTATTCCGGGCGGTTTTATGGAAGACCACGTGCTTCCTCAAATCAAGCACATCAAAACCGCTGTTGAAACTGTGATGGGCTGA
- a CDS encoding MFS transporter yields the protein MAIYYGWWIVLASALTGFYVAGTVFYGFTAFVDPLVEEFGWSYTQVSLASSLRGLEMGLFAPIVGILVGRLGPRIIMRLGIIIMGFSLVLLGLTHSLIMFYAAFLLLALGAGGCTSVVVMAVVANWFDKKVGLAMGIAVCGFGASGLLVPILVKLIDIFQWRETFIILGLIAWGLGVPLSFVIRDRPEQYGYLPDGISLSDAGLASEIEKNDKEISFREALRDKAFLYILSVEAIRLLIVGTTVIHVMPYLNSLGIARSTAGLVAAGIPLFSIIGRASFGWLGDVTDKRHVVAGTFVLISLGLFAFAYIEHKWLIPVFLLLFAPGYGGGMTMRGTIIREYFGRASFGKLIGLTMGVASVAGIIGPTLGGLVFDTLGSYYLLWVAYAVLSIFGMLLTLRIEPYHARSGYSQSRIDP from the coding sequence ATGGCTATTTATTACGGATGGTGGATCGTCCTGGCCTCGGCTTTAACTGGCTTCTACGTGGCGGGCACAGTCTTTTACGGCTTCACCGCCTTTGTTGATCCGCTGGTGGAAGAATTTGGCTGGAGCTACACCCAGGTATCACTCGCCTCCTCCCTGCGCGGCCTGGAGATGGGCCTTTTTGCCCCGATCGTTGGAATTCTGGTGGGTCGGCTCGGACCAAGAATTATAATGCGTCTGGGGATAATTATCATGGGTTTCAGCCTTGTCCTGCTCGGCTTGACTCACTCTTTGATCATGTTTTACGCCGCCTTCCTCCTCCTGGCTTTGGGGGCTGGTGGATGCACCAGCGTCGTGGTCATGGCCGTTGTGGCCAACTGGTTTGATAAAAAAGTAGGACTGGCCATGGGTATCGCTGTTTGCGGATTCGGGGCCTCCGGGTTACTCGTTCCCATCCTGGTCAAACTGATTGATATTTTTCAATGGCGCGAAACATTCATCATTCTGGGCTTGATCGCCTGGGGTCTGGGAGTTCCCTTATCGTTCGTCATCCGTGACAGACCGGAGCAATATGGATACCTGCCTGATGGGATATCCCTTTCAGATGCAGGCCTGGCGTCAGAAATTGAAAAAAATGATAAGGAAATAAGTTTCAGGGAGGCGCTAAGAGACAAGGCCTTCCTATACATACTCTCTGTGGAAGCCATACGCCTTCTCATTGTAGGCACCACAGTCATACACGTGATGCCTTACCTGAACAGCCTTGGCATAGCGAGATCAACCGCCGGTCTGGTTGCAGCCGGAATCCCGCTCTTCAGCATAATTGGTCGAGCCTCTTTCGGCTGGCTCGGGGATGTCACTGACAAGCGGCATGTCGTGGCGGGCACATTTGTCCTCATAAGTCTCGGGCTCTTCGCCTTTGCCTATATTGAACATAAGTGGCTTATTCCCGTTTTCCTCCTGCTTTTTGCCCCTGGGTACGGTGGAGGCATGACCATGAGAGGAACCATAATCAGGGAGTATTTTGGCCGCGCCTCTTTCGGTAAGTTGATAGGCTTAACCATGGGTGTTGCGTCTGTGGCCGGAATCATCGGCCCGACCCTGGGGGGGCTGGTCTTTGACACGCTGGGAAGCTACTATTTATTATGGGTTGCTTACGCTGTTCTAAGTATCTTCGGCATGCTGTTAACCTTAAGGATCGAGCCTTACCATGCCAGGTCTGGTTACTCGCAGTCCCGTATTGATCCTTAA
- a CDS encoding PH domain-containing protein yields MIERPNQNNDLHEEVLLKMRPAWRSFLVFFLGIALCVGGPLLKADSPLSPTIGFIIGAIFLLIIIRRWSNVYTLTNRRLLVKAGPFLKNKVEISLEDIDTVEIHQGLTLRLTATGHVLIHSRRPDQANILLYGLPGPMNFKDRLEKLVAEARASASQAR; encoded by the coding sequence ATGATTGAAAGGCCGAACCAAAACAATGACCTCCATGAAGAGGTCCTTTTGAAGATGAGACCAGCCTGGCGCAGTTTCCTGGTGTTTTTTCTCGGGATCGCGCTCTGCGTGGGCGGTCCATTGCTCAAAGCTGACTCACCGCTAAGCCCGACCATCGGTTTTATCATCGGGGCCATTTTTCTTTTAATTATCATCCGACGCTGGTCCAACGTTTATACCCTGACCAATCGCCGATTACTCGTTAAAGCAGGGCCTTTTCTCAAAAACAAGGTCGAAATATCCCTGGAAGATATTGACACCGTCGAGATCCATCAGGGACTCACCCTCAGGCTGACGGCCACCGGTCATGTCTTGATCCATTCTCGAAGACCTGACCAGGCGAATATCTTGTTATACGGCCTGCCCGGTCCCATGAACTTCAAGGATCGTCTTGAAAAGCTAGTCGCCGAAGCCAGAGCGAGCGCCAGCCAGGCCAGATAG
- a CDS encoding 2-oxo acid dehydrogenase subunit E2: protein MAQEIHIPKLGMSMKEATLVEWKFNEGDQIEKGDVILVIETEKTKWEVEAPSSGLLHILVDINATEKVGAVIGLIAETQEELEALQKESGVVAGAAAEPATAAASAPAKSVAAKAGKGEPVRISPVARKLAEEHMIDLTAVTGSGPGGRIVKEDIEKAVEAKKAAPEVGPLEAIELEEYDGKKIREKIPLLGMRKAIAEHMHRSLAVAAQLTSMGEVEMTELKKFRTQLLEREEALGTRITYTDLYVLVIAKALKQMPMVNASLIEDEIIIWDDINVGVAVALAGQDAMGGGLIVPVIKNADQKSLVDISKELKATINKAREGKLMPDDVTGGTFTLTNLGGPGGGWGFGTPIINQPQAAILGTGSIVDRPVVKDGEVVIRPMMPFSFTFDHRVIDGAPAGLFLARLTQLLANPLLLLV from the coding sequence TTGGCGCAAGAAATCCACATTCCCAAACTTGGTATGAGCATGAAGGAGGCCACGCTTGTCGAGTGGAAGTTCAATGAGGGCGATCAAATCGAAAAGGGTGACGTGATTCTGGTCATTGAGACCGAAAAGACCAAATGGGAGGTCGAAGCCCCGAGTTCGGGCTTACTGCATATTTTAGTTGATATAAATGCTACGGAAAAGGTGGGCGCAGTCATCGGCCTCATCGCCGAGACCCAGGAAGAGCTCGAAGCCCTGCAAAAAGAGTCAGGGGTGGTGGCCGGCGCCGCAGCCGAGCCTGCAACCGCCGCGGCTTCTGCTCCTGCGAAATCCGTGGCGGCAAAAGCTGGCAAAGGAGAACCTGTGCGCATCTCCCCGGTAGCACGGAAGCTGGCCGAGGAGCATATGATAGACCTGACCGCTGTGACCGGCTCCGGACCCGGAGGCAGGATCGTCAAGGAAGATATCGAAAAAGCCGTCGAGGCAAAAAAGGCCGCGCCTGAAGTCGGTCCCCTTGAGGCGATAGAACTCGAAGAGTACGATGGGAAAAAAATCAGGGAAAAAATACCGCTCCTAGGGATGAGAAAGGCCATCGCCGAACACATGCACCGCAGCCTGGCCGTGGCCGCTCAGCTGACCTCCATGGGTGAGGTTGAAATGACGGAGCTGAAAAAATTCAGAACTCAACTCCTCGAGCGGGAAGAGGCGCTTGGGACACGGATCACCTACACAGACCTTTATGTCCTGGTTATCGCCAAGGCCCTCAAGCAGATGCCAATGGTCAACGCCAGTTTGATCGAGGATGAGATTATAATCTGGGATGACATCAATGTCGGCGTGGCTGTGGCCCTGGCAGGTCAGGATGCCATGGGCGGCGGCTTGATCGTGCCGGTGATAAAAAACGCCGATCAAAAATCACTGGTTGATATTAGCAAGGAGCTTAAAGCTACCATAAACAAGGCCAGGGAAGGCAAGCTAATGCCCGACGATGTCACCGGCGGCACCTTTACCCTGACGAATCTCGGGGGCCCCGGCGGTGGATGGGGATTTGGCACCCCGATCATCAATCAGCCTCAAGCAGCCATTCTGGGTACCGGCTCGATCGTGGATAGACCGGTCGTGAAAGATGGTGAGGTCGTGATCAGGCCAATGATGCCCTTTTCTTTCACTTTTGACCACCGGGTCATTGACGGGGCCCCGGCCGGACTGTTCCTGGCACGCCTGACTCAGCTCCTGGCAAACCCGCTTCTCCTGCTAGTCTGA
- a CDS encoding thiamine pyrophosphate-dependent dehydrogenase E1 component subunit alpha produces MELKKEQLINLYTLMVRTRKLDELTIKGLQEGKVLAFYHSGQGSEALAVGAIAFLRPDDYAWGHHRGHGIGYLLAKGADGKEFLAEHYGKATGSCLGVSGFHYADPELGVLGAAGTIGSVFPISLGWGLAAKKNKRQQVMVSVFGDGGSNRGTLHEAFNLSSVWKLPIVWICDNNGMAQFMPIKDAYAREDIADLAAGYDMPGVVVDGMDVLAVQEAVQAAVARARAGDGPSLVEAKTIRYRSHSEGSPDVVHNQPRSEEKIEAWKKRDPIESFKAKLLEQGMLTEADVDKINQEADAEMAEIEKFCTDSPPPDVSVLEKLLYAE; encoded by the coding sequence ATGGAACTGAAAAAAGAACAACTCATCAACCTTTACACCCTCATGGTTCGCACCCGAAAACTGGACGAGCTTACCATTAAAGGGCTCCAGGAAGGGAAAGTGCTGGCATTTTACCATAGCGGTCAGGGGTCAGAAGCCCTGGCCGTCGGAGCGATTGCTTTTCTGCGGCCGGATGATTATGCGTGGGGCCACCACCGCGGGCACGGTATCGGGTATCTTCTCGCCAAGGGAGCGGATGGAAAAGAATTTCTGGCCGAGCACTATGGCAAGGCAACCGGCAGTTGCCTGGGTGTCTCTGGCTTTCATTATGCTGATCCTGAGTTAGGAGTTCTGGGCGCCGCAGGCACGATCGGCTCCGTGTTCCCTATATCCTTAGGTTGGGGACTGGCGGCTAAAAAAAATAAACGTCAGCAGGTCATGGTTTCTGTCTTTGGAGACGGCGGCTCGAACCGCGGCACACTGCACGAAGCCTTCAATCTGTCCTCGGTCTGGAAGCTGCCTATCGTCTGGATCTGCGATAACAACGGCATGGCGCAATTCATGCCCATCAAGGACGCCTACGCCCGGGAGGACATCGCCGACCTAGCCGCGGGATATGATATGCCCGGCGTCGTCGTGGACGGCATGGATGTGCTGGCGGTTCAGGAAGCGGTTCAAGCCGCGGTGGCGCGGGCTCGCGCCGGTGACGGCCCATCTTTAGTCGAGGCCAAGACCATCCGCTACCGGTCGCACTCAGAAGGGAGTCCTGACGTTGTGCATAACCAGCCGCGCTCAGAGGAAAAAATAGAGGCCTGGAAAAAACGGGACCCCATCGAGTCTTTTAAAGCCAAGCTGTTGGAGCAAGGCATGCTGACTGAGGCGGACGTGGACAAAATCAACCAGGAAGCAGATGCTGAAATGGCCGAGATAGAGAAGTTTTGTACTGACAGCCCGCCGCCTGATGTGTCAGTCCTGGAAAAGTTACTTTACGCCGAATAG
- the lpdA gene encoding dihydrolipoyl dehydrogenase → MYDVIVIGGGPGGYAAGIRAAQLGGQVALIEAAEIGGTCVNRGCIPSKVWLRAVYLHEAIRNADAFGIKATLEGTDLSKIKERKNGVAADIRMGMGGLLGNNGIEVIEGRGLLKSPREVEVEGKTLEAKKIIIATGSSLHLPDIDGLKNAAMTTDQVLDMTQVPASILISGAGIVEVEKAAILNAFGAKVYLATDSARILPREDGDTGQRVGQALREKGVEIFPRSTLQSVKKSGKGYKASLSGPEDQTVVVERVLVSSRKPNTDSLGLEQAGVSLNENGFITVNDNLQTKTEGIYAIGDVIGGWMLSHAATAMGITAAENAMGVERAFPFHLVPRGIFTIPEVGAVGLSEDEAEEKGYEVETGDFPFSINGLAMSYDEMEGAVKIVSEAQYGEILGVHIVGGRAAELIWGAVLAMQLESTAEDLARSITVHPTFSESMAMAAQDVSGWALYLPKR, encoded by the coding sequence ATGTATGACGTGATTGTAATCGGAGGTGGACCTGGAGGATATGCCGCCGGGATACGCGCCGCCCAGCTAGGCGGCCAGGTGGCTTTGATCGAGGCGGCAGAAATAGGAGGGACCTGTGTTAATCGGGGCTGTATTCCTTCCAAGGTCTGGCTCCGGGCGGTGTATCTCCATGAGGCGATACGGAACGCCGACGCATTTGGGATAAAGGCGACGCTCGAAGGCACCGACCTGTCAAAGATCAAGGAACGGAAGAACGGTGTAGCCGCTGATATTCGCATGGGCATGGGCGGACTTTTAGGCAATAACGGCATCGAGGTCATCGAAGGGCGAGGTCTCTTGAAGAGTCCTCGTGAAGTGGAAGTGGAAGGAAAGACCCTGGAGGCTAAAAAAATAATCATCGCCACCGGGAGTTCTCTCCACCTCCCGGACATTGACGGTCTTAAAAATGCGGCCATGACCACCGATCAGGTGCTCGATATGACCCAGGTCCCTGCTTCCATACTGATTAGTGGAGCCGGGATCGTGGAAGTGGAAAAGGCCGCCATATTGAATGCCTTTGGCGCTAAGGTGTATCTGGCCACTGATTCCGCCAGGATTCTGCCAAGAGAAGACGGCGACACCGGCCAGCGGGTCGGACAGGCCCTCAGGGAAAAAGGTGTGGAAATTTTTCCTCGCTCAACCCTTCAATCCGTCAAGAAATCAGGGAAAGGTTATAAAGCCAGCCTCTCCGGCCCTGAGGATCAGACCGTTGTGGTGGAGCGGGTCCTGGTCTCCTCACGGAAGCCCAATACAGATAGTTTAGGCCTTGAGCAGGCCGGTGTCAGCCTGAATGAAAACGGCTTTATCACCGTAAATGACAACCTTCAGACAAAGACGGAGGGTATTTACGCCATTGGAGATGTCATCGGCGGCTGGATGCTCAGCCACGCCGCCACAGCCATGGGTATTACCGCAGCGGAAAACGCCATGGGGGTGGAGCGCGCTTTTCCTTTTCATCTTGTACCGCGCGGTATTTTCACCATCCCTGAAGTGGGCGCGGTTGGACTCTCGGAGGATGAAGCCGAAGAAAAGGGATATGAGGTTGAGACCGGCGATTTCCCCTTTTCTATTAACGGCCTGGCCATGTCTTACGACGAAATGGAAGGAGCGGTTAAGATCGTTTCCGAGGCGCAGTATGGCGAGATTTTAGGGGTTCATATCGTCGGGGGCCGAGCCGCGGAGTTGATCTGGGGAGCCGTTCTGGCCATGCAGCTGGAATCCACGGCCGAGGACCTGGCGCGTTCGATCACGGTGCATCCCACTTTCTCTGAATCCATGGCCATGGCCGCCCAGGACGTCTCAGGATGGGCTCTCTACCTGCCGAAACGTTGA
- a CDS encoding alpha-ketoacid dehydrogenase subunit beta: protein MKQTIYLMAIREALDEEMERDEKVFIIGENVQQGTFGTTSTLVQKFGPERVMDTPLAETAVAGAAVGAAMAGFRPVADMMFADFMYIAGDEIMIKAAKWHFLHGGKVSVPLVLMAAMGGGMKIGAEHSMCPESIIMHTAGLKLAIPSTPYDAKGLLKTAIRDNNPVVFFYHKGLLGVPGEIPEEEYLVPFGQADVKREGSDVTVVATSRMVHLSLAVAEELKDKVSVEVIDPRTLEPLDIDTIIASVKKTGRVVVADEDNRRCGVTSEIGMQIMEKGFDYLDAPVQRVAAADLPIASGFMEEHILPQPKDIVAAIEAVAT, encoded by the coding sequence ATGAAACAGACCATATATTTGATGGCCATACGGGAAGCACTCGATGAGGAAATGGAGCGAGACGAAAAGGTTTTCATCATTGGCGAAAATGTCCAGCAGGGCACTTTTGGAACCACCAGCACGCTAGTTCAGAAGTTCGGTCCGGAAAGGGTCATGGATACTCCGCTGGCTGAGACAGCGGTGGCGGGCGCGGCGGTGGGCGCGGCCATGGCCGGCTTCAGACCCGTGGCGGACATGATGTTTGCCGATTTTATGTATATCGCCGGGGACGAAATCATGATCAAGGCGGCCAAGTGGCATTTTCTGCACGGCGGGAAGGTCAGCGTACCCCTAGTTCTCATGGCCGCCATGGGCGGCGGCATGAAAATTGGGGCTGAACACTCCATGTGCCCGGAATCCATAATCATGCACACGGCCGGGCTGAAACTGGCCATCCCTTCCACGCCTTATGACGCCAAAGGCCTGTTAAAGACGGCCATCAGGGATAATAACCCGGTGGTCTTCTTCTACCATAAAGGACTGTTAGGCGTACCGGGCGAGATACCCGAAGAGGAGTATCTTGTGCCTTTTGGCCAGGCTGATGTTAAACGAGAAGGGTCAGACGTGACCGTGGTTGCCACTTCCCGCATGGTGCACCTGTCCCTGGCCGTGGCCGAAGAACTCAAGGACAAGGTCAGTGTCGAGGTCATTGACCCCAGGACCCTGGAACCTCTGGATATAGACACTATCATCGCCTCGGTTAAAAAAACGGGCCGGGTGGTCGTTGCAGACGAGGATAACAGACGCTGCGGCGTGACCTCTGAGATCGGGATGCAAATCATGGAAAAAGGCTTTGACTACCTCGACGCCCCGGTTCAAAGGGTTGCCGCGGCTGATCTTCCCATTGCGAGTGGATTTATGGAGGAGCACATTCTGCCTCAGCCCAAGGACATCGTCGCTGCCATTGAAGCGGTTGCAACTTAG
- a CDS encoding NAD(+)/NADH kinase, with protein sequence MRPVGIIANPASGKDIRRLVAYGSVFSNREKRNIIKRVLLGLDSARVEEVFIMPDCYGIGARALEGLDLSLRASFLDMGTQDTQDDSTRAAKILNDMDTGCIVVLGGDGTNRVVAKTCGETPLLSIATGTNNVFCSMVEGTLAGIAAGIVALSTSGLDEVITREPRLEIWHDSELLDIALVDVVISTSGFVASRAIWDVSTFKEIFLTRADPGNIGLSSLGGYLCPLPSHSKKGLYIKIGPGQKQVKAPIAPGLIPWVPIESFRLFEPDEAVEVSQGPAIIALDGERELSQAKKDRLVIKLNLRGPRLVNLSESLRRASEERLFVAGQI encoded by the coding sequence TTGAGACCTGTGGGCATCATTGCCAATCCAGCATCTGGTAAAGACATTCGCCGGCTGGTCGCCTATGGCTCCGTCTTTTCCAATAGAGAAAAGAGAAATATTATCAAGCGGGTGCTTCTGGGCCTGGATTCTGCCAGGGTGGAGGAGGTTTTTATCATGCCCGACTGTTATGGTATCGGAGCGCGGGCTTTGGAAGGTCTGGACCTTTCGTTAAGAGCCTCCTTTCTCGATATGGGAACTCAAGATACCCAGGATGACTCAACCCGGGCGGCTAAGATTTTAAATGACATGGATACGGGCTGCATTGTCGTTCTTGGCGGTGACGGAACCAATCGTGTCGTGGCCAAGACATGTGGCGAAACGCCGCTTCTTTCCATAGCCACTGGCACGAACAATGTTTTTTGCTCTATGGTCGAAGGGACTCTGGCCGGGATTGCGGCGGGAATCGTGGCCTTGAGCACCTCCGGCCTGGATGAAGTTATCACGCGAGAGCCCCGGCTGGAGATCTGGCATGATTCAGAGCTGCTGGACATAGCTCTGGTTGATGTCGTTATTTCAACATCAGGTTTTGTCGCTTCCCGGGCCATCTGGGACGTTTCGACCTTCAAGGAAATCTTTCTCACCCGAGCCGACCCCGGGAATATAGGTCTTTCGTCCCTGGGCGGTTACCTGTGCCCTCTTCCCTCTCATTCAAAAAAAGGCCTGTACATTAAAATCGGGCCGGGGCAAAAGCAGGTCAAGGCCCCTATTGCGCCCGGTCTGATCCCCTGGGTGCCGATTGAATCCTTTCGCCTTTTTGAACCGGATGAGGCAGTTGAAGTTTCTCAAGGGCCGGCCATTATCGCCTTGGACGGCGAGCGTGAACTCAGCCAGGCCAAAAAGGACCGACTGGTCATTAAACTGAACCTTCGTGGTCCGCGTCTCGTTAACTTAAGTGAATCGCTTCGGCGGGCCTCAGAGGAACGCCTGTTCGTGGCTGGTCAGATTTAG